TGGAGCAGGTCGGTCCCTACCGCGGGGTGATCCGCGATTTCGAGCGCCCCTTCGCTCCCGGCCGGCACGAGGCGCTGGGACCGCAAGACCTGCTGATGGCGCGTTTCCGCGCCGACGGCGTGCTGGTTCCGGTGGAATGAGCGCGCCGATGAGCGGACCCGATCCCTTCCGCCCCCCCAACGCCATCCCGCCAAGCGCGGCCCCCAGCGTGACGCAGCGGATGCTGACCTCCGGCCGGCTGGCCCGCCGCTTCGCGCTGGTGTCGCTGATGCTTGGCGTGCTGATCGCCATCCTGATCGGCGCCAGCCTCTATGTCGTGTCGAGCCGCCATCTGGCGGGCCAGCATCTCGCCAATGTGGAAGCGAACGCCAACCTCGCCGCCCGCCAGACGGAAGGGCTGCTCAACACGCTGGCCACCACCGTGCGCGATCTGGCCGACAACAGCGTGCTTGCCACCGCGCTGGTCGATTCCGCGGGCAAGGAAACCTATCTGGTCCCCTTCCTGGGCAGCTTCAATCACATCGCCAGCGTGCCGGTGGCGATCGTCTTCACCGATTTCGAAGGGGATCCGATCGCCGACAACGGGCTCCAGTCCGCCACGCTGTCCATCGAGCCCGCCGACATGGCCTGGCTGCGCGCGGCCATCGCCGCCGGAAAGCCGGCCGCCACCGTGGTCCATCAGAACGGCACCCATTACCTGCTGGCGGCGGAGATGCTGATCTATTCCCGCACCAGCTCGCCGGAAGGGGCGCTGCTCTACAAGGTTCTGCTCGACTCCCTGGTGCTGCATCCGAAAGCGGAACTGCGGCACACGGGGGACGAACCGCAGCCGCTGGCCCCTGACAGGATTGCAGTGACGGTCCCGCTCACCGTGTCGGATCGGCTGTCGGCCCTCGGCATTTATCTCCGGCTGGAGGCGCCGGCCACGCCGACCACCGCCCTGCTGTCCTGGATGCTGCCCACCTACGGGATGGTCGCCCTCGCCGCCCTGCTGGCGATCTACATCGGCAGCCGCGCCGTCGGCAGCCACATGACCCGGTCCCTGCGCGAACTGGAACGGCTGGCCGGCTCGATCGCCACCGACGGCTTCACCGGCCAGCGCGCCAGGGTGCGCGGCAACGACGAGGTGTCTGCGCTGGCCCGCGGCTTCAATGCCATGCTGGACCATATCGCGGCGATCCAGCGCGAGCGCGAGATGCGCGCGGCGGAGGAGATCACCATCCAGCGCACGCTGGCCAAACGGGCCGAACAGGCGCGCGCCGAGGCGGAAAGCGCCCGCAACGAGGCGGAACGCTCACGCCAGGAGGCGGTGATGGCGCTGATGGCGGCGGAGCGCGCCAACGCCGCCAAGACCCATTTCCTGGCCGCCGCCAGCCACGACCTGCGCCAGCCGGTGCAGTCGCTGGTCCTGCTGACCTCGGCGCTGGCGATGCGGCTGGGCGACCATCCCGCCTCGACGCTGGTCGGCAGCCTGGAGGCGTCGATGGATGCGCTGTGCCGGCTGCTCGACGCCATCCTGGACATCTCAAAGCTGGATGCCGGCACCGTCTCCCCCAGCGTGCAGGCGGTGTCGCTCGGCGCCATCTTCGCGCGGCTGGAGGAGGAATACCGGCTCCGCGCCGCGGAGAAGGGCGTCGCCTTCCGCAGCGTCCCCACCGACGTGACGCTGAACGCCGACCCTGCCCTGCTGGAGCGGATCATCCGCAATCTGGTGGAGAACGCGCTGCGCTACACCGACCGTGGCCGCATCCTGCTGGGTTGCCGCCGCGGCTCCGGGGTTTTGCGGATCCAGATCTTCGACACCGGCATCGGCATCCAGCCGGAGCATCTGGAACGCATCTTCCACGAGTTCTACCAGGTCTCCAACCCCGCCCGCGACCGCGGCAAGGGGCTGGGACTGGGACTCGCCATCGTCGAGCGGCTGGCGCGGCTGCTGGGGTACCGGGTGCATGTCGCGTCCCGGCCCAACCGCGGCTCCTGCTTCACGTTGGAGATCCCGATGCCGGCCCTGGCCGCGCCGGCCATCGCCCCTGCGGCGGCGGCGGCGGAGCAGGCCCCGCAACCGGGGCGCGGCATCGCGCTGGTGATCGACGACGACCCGCTGGTGCGCGAGGGATTGACCCTGCTGATCGAGGATCTCGGCTGGCGGGCCATCGCGGCGGACAGCGCCGGCCATGCGCTCCACCTGCTGCGGATGCAGCCGCGCCCGCCCGATCTGGTGATCGCCGATTTCCGGCTGGAGGCGGGAGCCACCGGGCTGCAGGCGATCCATGCGGTGGAGGCCGCGCTGACGGAACAGGGGCACGCGGCGCCTCTCAGCGTCGTGCTGACCGGCGACACCGCGCCCGAACGCATCGTCGATGCCGAGGCCAGCGGCTACCGCATCCTGCACAAGCCCATCGCCGCCAAGGAGGTGGCGCGGTTGCTGAGCGACGCGCTGCTGGGCGGACCGGACCGCAACCCCGGCTCCTCCCATGGCCCCTCCGCGGACCCCGCAACCGGGAGCGCCGGCCGCAGCGATTCGGCCTTCATGGAAGGCTGAGTCGCGGCAGCCGGCCGCTTCCTGCCGTCGGCACGCTACCCGCTCTGGAACTGCCCGGCGGCATAGACCTGGAGAGCGAGCCGCTCTATGGCGCGCACCGCCATCTCCTGGCGGCCTGCCGGGTCTCGTGTCTCCTGCCGCAGATGGGCCGCCGCGGCGTCTTCCAGTGCGCCCCGCGCCTCGTCGGGCGTGAGGAGGCCCTTTTCAACCATTGCAATCACCAGCGATTCACAAATCGAGAGAGCGGCCATGCCCGCCGCCTCTTCCTCCGCCGTCATCACGCCCCCCGTCCGGTTGTTCCCTGCACCGCCCTCCGGTGCCGGTGCTGCCTGTCCGACATCGCAAAAGGCATAGGAACAACAGCAGGGTCAGGAGTGCGTCACAACACATTCGAGAAAAATATCCGGCCAATTAACCTATGCTGTATCCCCATTTACCGAAAGCCTTAAACCTTCGACACAATGGGGAACATGTTGATCTGCGCTTCCGTTTATTAAGGTGCCAATAATAGGACAAAGAAGGCAAAGAGACGACCATGCCTCGCGCCCAGGCGAGCCGCACCCTCGACCCCACTCCATTGTGGCTCAAATTGAGCAGCTACCTCGTTCTGTCGGATGAGGAGAAATTACACCTTTCCGATCTGGAAAGGACGGTCGTGCGAGAGCCACCCCGGACCGATCTTCTCCAACAGGGCGAGATTTTCCGGGATGTCCGCATCATGCGCGACGGCTGGGCGATCCGTCACAAAGCCTTGCCGGACGGGCGGCGGCAGGTGGTGAACTTCGTCCTCCCCGGCGATATCATCGGCATGTATTGCACGTTGTTCGAAGCCGCCGACCACAGCGTCACCACCCTGACCGCGGTGGAGGTGGCGAGCTTTCCGCCGGAACGGATCGGCGAGCTTTTCCGCTCCTTCCCGCGGCTTGCCGCCGCCCTCGCCTGGTCCGGCGCGCGGGAGGAGGCCATCGTCGCCGAACGCCTGCTCAGCCTGGGCCGGCGCACCGCGCTGGAGCGCACCGCCCACTTGATCGTGGAGCTTCTGCGCCGGCTCAGCATCGTCAACATGGCGACCGACGGTCATTTCGTGCTGCCGGTGACGCAGGAAATTCTGGCCGATGCGCTGGGGCTGAGCATCGTCCACATCAACCGCACCCTCCGCCGCCTGCGCGACAGCGGCCTGATCGAGTTGAACGGCCAGCGCATCACCGTCAACGATGTGCGCCAGCTCGCCTCCGTCGGCCAGTTCGACGAGCTGTATCTCCACCTGATCCGCGCTCCCCGCCGCCTGGAGCGCACCTTCTCCGGCGTCCAACATCACGACAACGGCGCCCGCCCGGACGACGAAGGCCGCCCGAAGGCGTAAGCTCACTCCGGGTTGGCGACGGCCCGGCGGCAGATCCCCCCTCACCCGGTGGGAGAGGGGATAGTCCCACCGGCATGGTCGGTTACGCCCGAGGCGGCGCCCCTCCCCCTTCAGCCCGCCTCTTCCGCATCGCACAAATTCCGGGAATATGCACCGCCTCTGTATCGGCGGGCGCCTCCATGCGCCATTTTCCAGCAGCACGCCACCCAAGCCGATCCTTCGGTCATTACCCTAATTATTTGATAACATTATATCTTTACCATTCCCTCCGCCCCACCCCTAAAGCGACACACAATTCCGCTTTACAGGCCTTGATCTGTATCATATTTTTCCTTGAGAAATTGTTCGCTGGACGCGCAATCCATCTCGGGGATGCCGATGTACACGCAGGGTTTGGATGCCAAGACCGAGCAGTGCGCTCAACCGTCTCCCCGGCTGGTGACGGAACAGGAAGCCGCTCTCCAGGGCCGCTTCCAGGAGCGCGTCGACGCCGAAGAGAAGATCGAGCCGCGCGACTGGATGCCGGAGGGCTACCGCCGCACGCTGGTCCGCCAGATCTCGCAGCACGCCCATTCGGAAATCGTCGGCATGCTGCCGGAAGGGAACTGGATCACCCGCGCGCCGACGCTGCGCCGCAAGGTCGCCCTGCTGGCCAAGGTGCAGGACGAGGGCGGACACGGTCTCTACCTCTACAGCGCGGCGGAGACGCTGGGCGTTTCGCGCGACGAGCTGGTCGGCCAGCTGCTGTCGGGCAAGGCCAAGTATTCCAGCATCTTCAACTACCCGACCCCGACCTGGGCCGACATCGGCGCCATCGGCTGGCTGGTGGACGGCGCGGCGATCATGAACCAGGTGCCGCTCTGCCGCTGCTCCTACGGACCCTACGCCCGCGCCATGGTCCGCATCTGCCGCGAGGAGAGCTTCCACCAGCGCCAAGGCTACGAGCTGATGCTGGCGCTGGCCCAGGGCACGCCGGAGCAGAAGCGGATGGCGCAGGACGCGCTGAACCGCTGGTGGTGGCCGTCGCTGATGATGTTCGGCCCGTCGGACGACCAGTCCGCCCACTCCGCCCAGAACATGGCCTGGAAGATCAAGCGCTTCTCCAACGACGAGCTGCGCCAGCGCTTCGTCGACGCCACGGTGCCGCAGGCGGAGTTCCTCGGGCTGACCATCCCGGACCCGGAGCTGCGCTTCAACGCCGAGACCGGCCATTACGAATTCGGCGCCATCGACTGGACCGAGTTCAACGAGATCCTGAAGGGCAACGGCCCCTGCAACCGCGAGCGCATCGAGGCCCGCCGCAAGGCGTGGGACGACGGCGCCTGGGTGCGCGAGGCCGCCGTCGCCCATGCCGCCAAACGCAAGCAGCGCGCCCTGAAGAAGGCCGGCTGACCAAGGAATTCCGAGGGGAAGAGACGATGGATCGCCCAAACACCGATCGTAAGGACTGGCCGCTGTTCGAGATCTTCATCCGGCCGAAGAACGGGTTGTCGCACAAGCATGTCGGCAGCCTGCACGCCGCCGACGCCCGCATGGCGCTGGACAACGCCCGCGACGTCTACACCCGCCGGGGCGAGGGCGTCAGCATCTGGGCGGTTCCCGCCGCCAGCATCGCCGCCTCCGACCCGTCGGAGAAGGCCAGCCTGTTCGATCCGGCCGACGACAAGGTCTACCGCCATCCGACCTTCTACGACATCCCCGCCGACGTCAAAAACATCTAGCGGGACGCACATCTGATGAGCACGGATCTTCTCAGGGAATCGCTGTTCGCCACCGCGCTGCGGCTGGGCGACACGTCGCTGGTGCTGGGGCACCGGCTGTCGGAATGGTGCGGCCATGCGCCGGAGCTGGAAGAGGACATCGCGCTGACCAACGTCGCGCTCGACCTCGTCGGCCACGCCCGGATGCTGCTGACCTATGCCGGCGAACTGGAGGGCAAGGGCCGCGACGAGGACCGCCTCGCCTACCGGCGCGACGTCTTCGACTACCGCAACCACCTGCTGGCCGAGCAGCCCAACCGCGACTTCGGCCACACCATCGTCCGCCAGTTCCTGCACGATTCCTGGGCGGTGGAGCTGTACGAGCGGCTCTGCGCCTCGACGGACGCGACGCTGGCCGGCATCGCCGCCAAGGCGGTGAAGGAGGTGCGCTATCATGTCCGCCACAGCGGCGACTGGGTGGTGCGGCTGGGCGACGGCACCGACGTCAGCCATGCCAAGGTCGCCGACGCCCTCGGCCGCCTCTGGCCCTACACCGGCGAGATGTTCGAGCGGGACGAGGCCGAACAGGCGCTGGTCGCCGCCGGCATCCTCCCCGACCCGGCCGAGCTGAAGGCCGCCTGGACCGCCCGCGTCGACGCGGTGCTGGAGGAGGCGACGCTCGACCGCCCGGCCGACGGCTGGATGCAGAAGGGCGGCCGCCGCGGCGAGCACAGCGAGCATCTGGGCTATCTTCTGGCCGAGATGCAGTTCCTGCCGCGCGCCTATCCCGACGCGACGTGGTGAGGGCGAGATGCCGGATGCAGCAGGCTGCTGGGGACCGGAACCGGGCGCCGATGCGGTGGTGAAGGCCGCCTGGGACGCGCTGGCCGGGGTGATGGATCCGGAGATCCCGGTGCTGAGCATCGTCGATCTCGGCATCGTCCGCGCGGTGTCGGCGGACGCGGAGGGGCAGCTGTCGGTGGCCCTGACGCCGACCTATTCCGGCTGCCCGGCGACGAATGTCATCGTGCTGGAGGCGGAAACCGCGCTCGCCCGTGCCGGGCTCAACGCCCGCGTCTCGGTGGTGATCGCCCCGCCCTGGACGACCGACTGGATCAGCGACACCGGCCGCGAGAAGCTGGCCGAGGTCGGCATCGTTCCGCCGCCGGCATCGGGCAAGCGCGCCCTGACCGCACCGGAGGAAACGATCGCCTGCCCGCGCTGCGGATCGGAGGATACCCGCCAGATCAGCCGCTTCGGTTCCACCGCCTGCAAGGCTCTGCACGCCTGCAACGTCTGCCTCGAACCGTTCGACGTGTTCAAATGCCATTGAGTGGAAGCGCCGGCCGCGTTGCCCCCACCACTCCACCGGCCCGCCCCCAACCGGCCCGACCGAGGACCACCCCATGACCACCCCCAGCTTCCACCCGCTGACCATCCGCGAGTGCCGGCGGGAAACCGCGGACACCGTGTCGATCGCCTTCGACGTGCCGGCCGATCTCGCCGACCGCTTCCGCTTCGTCCAGGGCCAGTACCTCACCCTCAAGACCCATATCGGCGACCAGGAGGTGCGGCGCTCCTACTCCATCTGCTCCGGCGTGGGCGACGGCGAGCTGCGCGTGGCGGTGAAGCGGGTCGATGGCGGCCTGTTCTCCACCCACGCCAACCAGTCGCTGGCGCCGGGCGCCGTGCTGGAGGTGATGACGCCGATGGGGCGCTTCCATACGCCCATCGACCCGAACGCCGCCCGCACCTATGTCGCCTTCGCCGCCGGCAGCGGCATCACCCCGGTGATGTCGATCCTGAAGACCGTGCTGGCGCAGGAGCCGAAGAGCCGCTTCCTGCTGGTCTACGGCAACCGCACCGTCTCCTCCATCATCTTCCGGGAAGAACTGGAGGATTTGAAGAACCGCTACATGGGCCGGCTGGTCATCCACCATGTGCTGAGCCGCGAGCCGGAAGAGGCCGGGCTGCTGGGCGGGCGCATCGGCGCCGGTCTGGTGCGCGAGCTGTGCGCCGGCCCGTTGAAGGCGGAGGACATCGACGCCGCCTTCCTCTGCGGCCCCCAGCCGATGGTGGAGGAGGTGCGCGACGCCCTGGCCGCCTGCGGCACGCCGCCCGCCAACATCCATGTCGAGCTGTTCGGCACCCCGACCTCCGCGCGCCCGGCCGTGAAGAAGGCGGCTGCCGACACCCCCACCGACGCCGTGAGCATCGCCATCCTCCAGGACGGCAAGCGCAAGGAATTCACGCTGGCCTACGACGGCGAGAGCATCCTCGACGCCGCCCACCGGCACGGCGCCGACCTGCCCTATTCCTGCAAGTCCGGCGTCTGCTGCACCTGCCGCGCCAAGATCCGCGAAGGCAAGGTGGAGATGGCCGAGAACTACTCGCTCGAACCGTGGGAGGTCGAGGCCGGCTATGTCCTGACCTGCCAGTCGCGCCCGCTGACCGAGCGGGTCGTCATCGACTTCGACGCCGCCTGATCCGACGCCGCCCAGCCAACGAGAAAAAGGAAACGCCCCGCCATGACCACCACCCCGCAAGCGCTGTTCGAGACGCACGAGGCGACGCTGCAGAAGGCCGTCGAGGCCTGCCGCAGCCGCGCCTACTGGTCGGCCTTCCCCGAAATGCCGAGCCCGCGCGCCTATGGCGAGACGGCGGCGGCCGATGGCGAGGCGGCCTTCGCCGCCTGCCGCGACAAGCCCTTCGAGCTGGACCAGCCGGGCGTCACCGGAACGGCGGGGGGTGAGCGCTCGCCCTTCGGCTTCGACCTCGGCATCACCTATCCGGTGTCGGACGTCGATGCGCTGGTGAAGGCGGCCAAGGCGGCGATGCCGGGCTGGCGCAAGGCGGGTCCGAACGGCCGGGCCGGCGTCTGCCTGGAAATTCTGAAGCG
Above is a window of Azospirillum ramasamyi DNA encoding:
- the paaD gene encoding 1,2-phenylacetyl-CoA epoxidase subunit PaaD, translated to MPDAAGCWGPEPGADAVVKAAWDALAGVMDPEIPVLSIVDLGIVRAVSADAEGQLSVALTPTYSGCPATNVIVLEAETALARAGLNARVSVVIAPPWTTDWISDTGREKLAEVGIVPPPASGKRALTAPEETIACPRCGSEDTRQISRFGSTACKALHACNVCLEPFDVFKCH
- the paaB gene encoding 1,2-phenylacetyl-CoA epoxidase subunit PaaB, with the protein product MDRPNTDRKDWPLFEIFIRPKNGLSHKHVGSLHAADARMALDNARDVYTRRGEGVSIWAVPAASIAASDPSEKASLFDPADDKVYRHPTFYDIPADVKNI
- the paaC gene encoding 1,2-phenylacetyl-CoA epoxidase subunit PaaC; its protein translation is MSTDLLRESLFATALRLGDTSLVLGHRLSEWCGHAPELEEDIALTNVALDLVGHARMLLTYAGELEGKGRDEDRLAYRRDVFDYRNHLLAEQPNRDFGHTIVRQFLHDSWAVELYERLCASTDATLAGIAAKAVKEVRYHVRHSGDWVVRLGDGTDVSHAKVADALGRLWPYTGEMFERDEAEQALVAAGILPDPAELKAAWTARVDAVLEEATLDRPADGWMQKGGRRGEHSEHLGYLLAEMQFLPRAYPDATW
- a CDS encoding Crp/Fnr family transcriptional regulator is translated as MRDGWAIRHKALPDGRRQVVNFVLPGDIIGMYCTLFEAADHSVTTLTAVEVASFPPERIGELFRSFPRLAAALAWSGAREEAIVAERLLSLGRRTALERTAHLIVELLRRLSIVNMATDGHFVLPVTQEILADALGLSIVHINRTLRRLRDSGLIELNGQRITVNDVRQLASVGQFDELYLHLIRAPRRLERTFSGVQHHDNGARPDDEGRPKA
- a CDS encoding hybrid sensor histidine kinase/response regulator, with translation MSGPDPFRPPNAIPPSAAPSVTQRMLTSGRLARRFALVSLMLGVLIAILIGASLYVVSSRHLAGQHLANVEANANLAARQTEGLLNTLATTVRDLADNSVLATALVDSAGKETYLVPFLGSFNHIASVPVAIVFTDFEGDPIADNGLQSATLSIEPADMAWLRAAIAAGKPAATVVHQNGTHYLLAAEMLIYSRTSSPEGALLYKVLLDSLVLHPKAELRHTGDEPQPLAPDRIAVTVPLTVSDRLSALGIYLRLEAPATPTTALLSWMLPTYGMVALAALLAIYIGSRAVGSHMTRSLRELERLAGSIATDGFTGQRARVRGNDEVSALARGFNAMLDHIAAIQREREMRAAEEITIQRTLAKRAEQARAEAESARNEAERSRQEAVMALMAAERANAAKTHFLAAASHDLRQPVQSLVLLTSALAMRLGDHPASTLVGSLEASMDALCRLLDAILDISKLDAGTVSPSVQAVSLGAIFARLEEEYRLRAAEKGVAFRSVPTDVTLNADPALLERIIRNLVENALRYTDRGRILLGCRRGSGVLRIQIFDTGIGIQPEHLERIFHEFYQVSNPARDRGKGLGLGLAIVERLARLLGYRVHVASRPNRGSCFTLEIPMPALAAPAIAPAAAAAEQAPQPGRGIALVIDDDPLVREGLTLLIEDLGWRAIAADSAGHALHLLRMQPRPPDLVIADFRLEAGATGLQAIHAVEAALTEQGHAAPLSVVLTGDTAPERIVDAEASGYRILHKPIAAKEVARLLSDALLGGPDRNPGSSHGPSADPATGSAGRSDSAFMEG
- the paaE gene encoding 1,2-phenylacetyl-CoA epoxidase subunit PaaE, translating into MTTPSFHPLTIRECRRETADTVSIAFDVPADLADRFRFVQGQYLTLKTHIGDQEVRRSYSICSGVGDGELRVAVKRVDGGLFSTHANQSLAPGAVLEVMTPMGRFHTPIDPNAARTYVAFAAGSGITPVMSILKTVLAQEPKSRFLLVYGNRTVSSIIFREELEDLKNRYMGRLVIHHVLSREPEEAGLLGGRIGAGLVRELCAGPLKAEDIDAAFLCGPQPMVEEVRDALAACGTPPANIHVELFGTPTSARPAVKKAAADTPTDAVSIAILQDGKRKEFTLAYDGESILDAAHRHGADLPYSCKSGVCCTCRAKIREGKVEMAENYSLEPWEVEAGYVLTCQSRPLTERVVIDFDAA
- the paaA gene encoding 1,2-phenylacetyl-CoA epoxidase subunit PaaA translates to MYTQGLDAKTEQCAQPSPRLVTEQEAALQGRFQERVDAEEKIEPRDWMPEGYRRTLVRQISQHAHSEIVGMLPEGNWITRAPTLRRKVALLAKVQDEGGHGLYLYSAAETLGVSRDELVGQLLSGKAKYSSIFNYPTPTWADIGAIGWLVDGAAIMNQVPLCRCSYGPYARAMVRICREESFHQRQGYELMLALAQGTPEQKRMAQDALNRWWWPSLMMFGPSDDQSAHSAQNMAWKIKRFSNDELRQRFVDATVPQAEFLGLTIPDPELRFNAETGHYEFGAIDWTEFNEILKGNGPCNRERIEARRKAWDDGAWVREAAVAHAAKRKQRALKKAG